In one window of uncultured Sphaerochaeta sp. DNA:
- a CDS encoding carbohydrate ABC transporter permease: MRDVKDTRSTRAKINLGLTYAVMIFFTVMAIYPLLWLVMNSFKTTTEFQLNKLGIPQDWVLINYQDAWVRGKFPSLILNSIIYTGITTVATLIFSFMAGFAFAKIPNKATKYIHGSFVIGLLLTLQSIMVPLFLIINWVGLYNSRLGVLIPYIGIAMPMGIYLGTEYIKSIPTALVESARIDGATYMKIFISIIVPMAAPVGVTVAILTVTGTWNEFMLINILTSSDALKSLPVGVQKFAGALSSDFGKQFAALVIGLIPMLLFYMFFRKEITKGVAAGAVKG; encoded by the coding sequence ATGCGTGATGTAAAAGATACCCGCTCAACCAGGGCAAAAATCAATCTGGGGTTGACCTACGCCGTCATGATTTTCTTTACGGTTATGGCTATCTATCCCCTGCTATGGCTTGTGATGAACTCCTTCAAGACCACAACCGAGTTTCAGTTGAATAAGCTGGGCATACCGCAGGATTGGGTTCTGATCAACTATCAGGATGCCTGGGTCAGGGGAAAATTCCCCAGTCTGATACTCAACAGTATCATTTACACAGGTATTACCACGGTAGCAACACTGATATTCTCCTTCATGGCAGGCTTTGCATTCGCGAAGATTCCCAATAAGGCCACCAAGTATATCCATGGCTCCTTTGTTATAGGGTTGCTCTTAACCCTACAGTCAATCATGGTGCCACTCTTCCTGATCATTAACTGGGTGGGACTGTACAACTCCCGCCTCGGTGTTCTGATCCCCTATATCGGTATAGCAATGCCGATGGGTATCTATCTTGGTACTGAGTATATCAAGTCCATCCCCACTGCCTTGGTTGAGTCTGCACGTATCGATGGCGCAACCTATATGAAGATATTCATCTCCATTATTGTCCCGATGGCGGCCCCGGTCGGAGTGACTGTTGCAATCCTTACAGTCACCGGTACTTGGAATGAGTTTATGTTGATCAATATCCTGACCAGTAGTGATGCTCTCAAGAGCCTGCCGGTCGGAGTTCAGAAGTTTGCAGGAGCTCTGAGTAGTGACTTTGGAAAGCAATTCGCTGCATTGGTGATTGGACTGATTCCGATGTTGCTCTTCTACATGTTCTTCCGCAAGGAGATCACCAAGGGTGTCGCCGCCGGCGCTGTGAAAGGCTAA
- a CDS encoding sugar ABC transporter permease, whose product MPKTHTLADAKREQKRAYWTLVLPGFLIYISVMAFPTIFSIFLSLSDYSGGKLFGGKPVHLVGFKWYQNLFADEYFYLALKNNMWIVFVSVFGQIPLGFFLAYVLYRGIVKFADFFQTMIYLPTVISTVVIGILWKSFFAPYGAFPELVRLFNPQYEYGISNHPMLPVLFVILWMYTGMYLIIFIANLQKIDSAVIEAARIDGATEGQTLRYVILPALSGVLVTTAILAISGSLKSFDLIYVMTAGGPANRTSVLSIYMFDKAFKGAPRYPLANAISTVMVVISFILIGLTKWVEKKFGGRE is encoded by the coding sequence ATGCCTAAAACGCATACGCTGGCAGATGCGAAGCGAGAGCAGAAAAGGGCCTATTGGACCTTGGTGCTTCCCGGCTTTCTCATCTATATATCGGTCATGGCATTCCCCACAATTTTTTCAATCTTTCTCAGTTTGAGTGATTATAGCGGAGGAAAACTCTTTGGTGGCAAACCAGTCCATCTGGTTGGCTTCAAGTGGTATCAGAATCTCTTCGCTGATGAGTATTTCTACCTGGCATTGAAGAACAATATGTGGATTGTCTTTGTATCAGTGTTTGGACAGATCCCCCTCGGATTCTTTCTAGCCTATGTGCTGTACCGAGGAATTGTGAAGTTTGCAGATTTCTTCCAGACCATGATCTATCTACCCACCGTCATATCCACTGTTGTCATTGGTATTCTCTGGAAATCATTCTTCGCCCCCTATGGTGCATTCCCTGAACTGGTACGGTTATTTAATCCTCAGTATGAGTATGGGATCAGCAATCACCCAATGTTGCCGGTTCTCTTTGTAATCCTCTGGATGTATACCGGTATGTATTTGATCATTTTCATTGCCAACCTGCAGAAAATTGATAGTGCTGTCATTGAAGCAGCCCGGATCGATGGTGCGACTGAGGGGCAAACGCTTCGCTATGTCATTCTTCCTGCACTTTCGGGGGTACTGGTTACCACAGCGATTCTCGCTATCAGCGGGTCGTTGAAGAGTTTTGACCTCATTTATGTTATGACTGCCGGGGGACCGGCAAATCGTACCAGTGTGCTCTCCATCTACATGTTCGATAAGGCCTTCAAGGGAGCCCCGAGATATCCTCTGGCTAATGCAATCAGTACGGTGATGGTAGTGATCAGTTTTATTCTTATCGGCTTGACCAAGTGGGTTGAGAAAAAGTTCGGGGGGAGGGAGTAA
- a CDS encoding ROK family transcriptional regulator, which translates to MRINNNNFQKNANTSLVAQLIWKSPGISRVDIARELNLYRSTVTNIISALIDDEVVYEGEEGSGVSRGGRKPICLKLNERFGCVVGFDIQPSHYRAVILDITGGLLYQSKGKLPEVGFDEILTFLMDLVLTEIEKLSIPLLAVIAGIPGIVNAEDGIILYAEPFGLKNYDFYDFFAKRYDVLVFVENDANCTAWLEMTINRNVNLGDFMCMIADYHEGNYQFGDRAGIGVGIGLSIGGKVYHGSHHSSGEICTLSWREHNKGQTGLPEELLIKSVSDENAWKTFMKDLFGSLVPILSVLDPRVFFVHGKPFSDEGRIREFLKEECPQFLAVMDKIGCKLLFDTKDEFVVAKGAATMFLQKLFAVPELSEIESRTHFDWEDVIDQAYPMKKTYKKPRLEVTHA; encoded by the coding sequence ATGAGAATCAACAACAACAATTTTCAGAAAAATGCAAATACTTCCTTGGTTGCACAGTTGATCTGGAAAAGTCCAGGTATCAGCAGGGTCGATATTGCCAGGGAACTGAACCTTTATCGCTCCACCGTTACCAATATCATCAGTGCCTTGATTGATGACGAGGTAGTCTATGAGGGAGAAGAGGGTAGTGGAGTAAGCAGGGGAGGACGGAAGCCGATCTGCCTGAAGCTGAATGAACGTTTCGGCTGTGTTGTCGGTTTCGATATCCAGCCTTCACACTACAGGGCGGTTATTCTGGATATTACCGGAGGATTGCTTTACCAGAGCAAAGGAAAACTACCGGAAGTTGGATTTGATGAAATCCTTACTTTCCTGATGGACCTGGTGCTCACAGAGATCGAGAAGCTCTCCATCCCATTGCTTGCGGTCATTGCCGGAATTCCCGGTATTGTGAATGCAGAGGATGGCATCATTCTTTATGCAGAACCCTTTGGTCTCAAGAATTATGATTTCTATGACTTCTTTGCAAAACGTTATGACGTACTGGTCTTTGTAGAGAATGATGCGAACTGCACTGCCTGGTTGGAGATGACGATCAACAGGAATGTGAATCTGGGCGATTTCATGTGCATGATCGCAGACTACCATGAAGGGAACTACCAGTTTGGGGACCGTGCAGGTATCGGTGTTGGTATCGGGCTCTCCATTGGTGGGAAAGTCTATCATGGATCCCATCACAGCAGCGGTGAAATCTGCACGCTGAGCTGGAGGGAGCATAACAAGGGACAGACTGGTTTACCCGAAGAGCTACTGATCAAGTCTGTCTCTGATGAAAACGCATGGAAGACATTCATGAAAGATCTATTCGGATCACTCGTTCCCATCCTTTCTGTACTGGACCCCCGTGTCTTTTTTGTCCATGGAAAACCGTTCAGTGATGAAGGAAGGATCAGGGAGTTCCTCAAGGAGGAGTGTCCTCAATTCCTTGCTGTCATGGACAAGATTGGCTGCAAACTGCTTTTCGATACCAAGGACGAGTTTGTGGTAGCAAAGGGAGCTGCGACCATGTTCTTGCAGAAGCTATTTGCAGTTCCTGAGCTCTCAGAAATTGAAAGTCGTACTCATTTCGATTGGGAGGATGTCATCGATCAAGCATACCCTATGAAGAAAACGTATAAAAAACCCAGGTTGGAGGTTACGCATGCCTAA
- a CDS encoding beta-N-acetylhexosaminidase produces the protein MAKTNTVKASELLFPTPRTILDKEGFFRFHDGITIAVDPSFTSLIETAPALLQIQQGGEDILVKQQDGFPSEGYSLTIGKKQIVIKASDEVGAFRGISTLRNLTYTSDHRLPCCAIEDSPSFAWRGFMIDCSRHYFSPAFLKKLIDVASLYHLNRFHWHLSDDQGWRIPLDGWPQLEKVASKRTLLQYTDGRTYGRLYTKEEILEVQAYAHARHMIVVPEIETPGHVSSLLAAYPHFGCSGGPYEVQDRWGIFDEVLCAGNNQVLEFLEDAITQIAALFSDPYIHIGGDECPHTAWESCPKCQKRMQEEGLSKEKELQSWMTSKICAMVNKAGKRPIGWDEVLEGTESLGLPEDLIVMSWRGVAGGIEASERGHEVIMCPNTDGCYFDYQHTDDEEEMGNLGVSSITQVAQFDPLAGLKGETDRARVLGSQGNLWSEKITNGRQAEYMLFPRLMVLAERLWNPQEPEKTLDRIPLLYKVCDALSIHCYRGPLA, from the coding sequence ATGGCCAAAACAAATACAGTAAAAGCAAGTGAACTCTTGTTTCCCACACCCAGAACCATCCTAGATAAAGAAGGATTCTTTCGCTTCCACGATGGGATTACCATCGCAGTCGATCCTTCCTTTACATCCCTCATTGAGACTGCTCCTGCTCTTCTGCAGATACAACAAGGTGGTGAAGACATCCTGGTAAAACAACAAGATGGCTTTCCAAGTGAAGGGTACAGTCTCACTATCGGCAAGAAGCAGATAGTGATCAAGGCAAGCGATGAGGTAGGTGCATTCCGTGGGATCTCTACCCTAAGAAACCTTACCTACACCTCTGACCATAGGCTCCCTTGTTGCGCTATTGAGGACTCCCCTTCCTTCGCTTGGAGAGGGTTCATGATTGACTGCAGCAGGCACTACTTCAGCCCTGCATTCCTGAAGAAACTGATCGATGTAGCCTCGCTGTATCATCTCAACCGTTTTCATTGGCACTTGAGCGACGACCAAGGTTGGAGAATTCCCTTGGATGGTTGGCCTCAATTGGAAAAGGTAGCGAGTAAGAGAACTCTCCTGCAATACACGGACGGGAGGACATATGGACGGCTTTACACCAAAGAGGAGATACTGGAGGTCCAAGCCTACGCTCATGCTCGCCATATGATTGTGGTACCGGAGATTGAGACTCCAGGGCATGTCTCTTCCCTACTTGCAGCATATCCCCATTTTGGGTGCAGTGGAGGACCGTATGAGGTACAGGATCGCTGGGGAATCTTTGACGAAGTACTCTGTGCAGGGAACAACCAGGTGCTGGAATTCCTCGAGGATGCCATTACCCAGATAGCTGCACTGTTCAGCGACCCCTATATCCACATTGGTGGGGATGAGTGTCCTCACACTGCTTGGGAATCCTGCCCAAAATGCCAGAAGAGAATGCAAGAAGAGGGATTATCCAAGGAAAAGGAACTCCAGAGTTGGATGACCAGTAAAATCTGTGCAATGGTAAACAAGGCAGGTAAACGCCCTATCGGCTGGGATGAGGTCCTCGAGGGTACCGAGTCCCTTGGTCTGCCCGAGGATTTGATCGTGATGTCCTGGAGAGGTGTTGCCGGTGGTATTGAAGCAAGTGAGCGAGGACATGAGGTGATCATGTGCCCCAATACCGATGGATGTTATTTTGATTATCAACATACTGATGATGAGGAAGAGATGGGGAATTTGGGTGTGAGCAGCATCACCCAGGTAGCCCAATTCGATCCACTTGCTGGACTAAAGGGTGAAACGGACCGTGCTCGGGTACTGGGAAGCCAAGGAAATCTTTGGAGTGAAAAAATCACGAACGGCCGACAAGCAGAATATATGCTGTTCCCCAGGTTGATGGTACTGGCTGAACGGTTATGGAACCCACAGGAACCAGAAAAGACTTTGGACAGAATCCCTCTTTTGTATAAGGTTTGTGATGCTCTATCAATACATTGTTATAGAGGTCCTCTTGCCTGA
- a CDS encoding YhbY family RNA-binding protein: MNSSVRNFLRSQAHSLKPIVMVGKEGVDDRVVSALNEALSSHELVKVKFQAQKDEMRPLSEQLAQKTDSDLISIIGFIATFYRESEEHLIHIPRELARKGE, translated from the coding sequence ATGAATAGCAGTGTGAGAAATTTCCTTCGGTCGCAAGCACACTCCCTTAAGCCGATTGTCATGGTCGGCAAAGAGGGTGTTGATGACCGAGTGGTATCTGCTTTGAATGAAGCCTTATCCAGCCATGAGCTGGTGAAGGTCAAGTTCCAAGCGCAAAAGGATGAGATGAGACCTCTCTCAGAACAGTTGGCCCAGAAGACGGATAGTGATTTAATCAGTATCATCGGCTTCATTGCCACATTTTATCGCGAAAGCGAGGAGCATCTCATACATATTCCCAGGGAACTTGCCAGAAAGGGTGAGTAG